The bacterium genome segment CCTGCCGGTCATCCTGCTGGCCTACAATCCGCCTTACTATAACGACCTGCTGGTGCAGGCCGGTTTCGAAAAAGCCATCGACTGGTACGCTTTTCTGGTCGACAAGAATGTTGCCTTGAAACCGGCATACCGGCGGGTCCGCGACCGCATCCTGCGCCAGAATGGGCTGAAGATCGTCCCGCTCTCCATGAAAGAATTTCCGCAGCGCGTCCGTCAGGTGGGCCGCATCTTTTCCGACGCCTGGATGGAGAACTGGGGCCATGTGCCCATGACCGACAGGCAGATCGAAGAATTGGCCAAAGAGCTTAGACTGGTGGCGGTCCCGGAGCTGACCTACTTTGCCGAAGTGGATGGCGAATGCATCGGCTTCTCCCTCTCCATCAAGGATCTGAATCCGGCGCTGCAAAAAGCGAACGGAAGGCTTTT includes the following:
- a CDS encoding N-acetyltransferase, which codes for FFECQNHPEAASQLFDAASRWLHQRGKTRVLGPLSFSLYDVSGVLYEGFDSLPVILLAYNPPYYNDLLVQAGFEKAIDWYAFLVDKNVALKPAYRRVRDRILRQNGLKIVPLSMKEFPQRVRQVGRIFSDAWMENWGHVPMTDRQIEELAKELRLVAVPELTYFAEVDGECIGFSLSIKDLNPALQKANGRLFPFGLAKILWHSRKVHRLRTIAMGVLKEHRHRGIDVAFYLNTIEQGVKMGYTDSECSMIVETNQRMIGALEDLNARRYKTYRFYQKGL